One region of Erwinia tracheiphila genomic DNA includes:
- the kduD gene encoding 2-dehydro-3-deoxy-D-gluconate 5-dehydrogenase KduD, with protein MILNDFSLHGKVAIVTGCNTGLGKSMATGLAQAGCDIVALNRSDPVDTAAQITAMGRQFLSLKANLLQQNALPAMLEHAVKEMGHIDILVNNAGLIRREDAVNFNEQDWDDVMNVNIKTVFFLSQWVARQFIAQGKGGKIINIASMLSFQGGIRVPSYTASKSALIGLTRELANEWARYNINVNTLAPGYFSTNNTEMLRKDETRREEIVSRIPAGRWGQPDDLAGPAVFLASKASDYINGFTLAVDGGWLAR; from the coding sequence ATGATCCTGAATGATTTTTCTCTTCACGGAAAGGTGGCTATCGTCACCGGATGCAATACCGGTTTAGGGAAAAGTATGGCAACAGGTCTGGCACAGGCTGGCTGTGACATTGTGGCGCTTAACCGCAGCGATCCTGTAGACACCGCGGCACAAATCACTGCAATGGGACGACAATTTCTGAGTCTTAAAGCCAATCTGCTACAACAGAATGCATTGCCCGCAATGCTGGAACATGCAGTCAAAGAAATGGGACACATTGATATTCTGGTTAACAATGCCGGCCTCATTCGCCGTGAAGATGCTGTGAATTTCAATGAGCAGGACTGGGATGATGTGATGAACGTTAACATCAAGACCGTGTTCTTCTTATCACAGTGGGTTGCACGGCAGTTTATTGCCCAGGGAAAGGGAGGGAAAATCATCAATATCGCCTCCATGCTTTCCTTTCAGGGAGGTATTCGGGTGCCTTCCTACACAGCGTCAAAAAGCGCGCTCATCGGGCTGACGCGGGAACTGGCCAACGAATGGGCCAGATACAATATCAATGTCAACACACTGGCTCCGGGATACTTCAGCACCAATAACACCGAAATGCTGCGTAAAGATGAAACACGACGTGAAGAAATTGTTTCCCGCATTCCTGCCGGACGCTGGGGGCAGCCTGACGATTTGGCTGGCCCGGCGGTATTCCTGGCATCGAAAGCGTCTGACTATATAAACGGCTTTACCCTTGCGGTAGATGGCGGCTGGCTTGCCCGCTGA
- the bglB gene encoding beta-galactosidase BglB produces the protein MVVYPVKHSPLLRQPERFIERGELHQLIHKLVDNLVNITDETGEFLLRLDDGRVIDTKGWAGWEWTHGIGLYGIYQYYQHTGDDRLRQIIDSWFTDRFREGSTTRNVNTVCPFLTLACRYEETRDPRWLPYLESWADWIMHAMPRTDLEGLQHITLAEENHQQLWDDTLMMTVLPLAKIGKLLNRPHYIEEAKYQFLLHTQHLMDRETGLWFHGWTFDGHHNFARARWARGNSWLTIVIPEFLELLSLPEKDATRRFLQQVLDCQLAALEKCQDQSGLWHTLLDDPNSYLEASATAGFAFGMLKAARCHYADPHYVTVAEKALKGLISRINQDGELTQVSFGTGMGKDLEFYRQIPLTSMPYGQAMAILCLVEYLHAYL, from the coding sequence ATGGTGGTATATCCGGTAAAACACAGTCCGCTGCTACGGCAGCCAGAACGGTTTATCGAAAGGGGGGAGCTGCATCAACTTATTCATAAACTGGTGGATAATCTGGTCAACATTACCGATGAAACTGGTGAATTTTTGCTGCGGCTCGACGACGGCAGGGTCATCGATACCAAGGGATGGGCTGGCTGGGAGTGGACCCACGGTATCGGTCTGTATGGTATCTATCAGTATTATCAGCACACTGGCGATGACCGTTTACGGCAAATTATCGATAGCTGGTTTACGGACAGATTCAGAGAAGGCTCAACGACCCGCAACGTCAACACGGTTTGCCCGTTCCTGACGCTGGCCTGTCGCTATGAAGAAACCCGCGATCCTCGTTGGCTACCTTATCTGGAAAGCTGGGCTGACTGGATCATGCACGCCATGCCACGAACGGATCTGGAAGGTTTACAGCACATCACTCTGGCAGAAGAGAATCACCAACAGCTGTGGGATGACACACTGATGATGACCGTGTTGCCGCTGGCAAAAATTGGCAAACTGTTAAACCGCCCGCATTACATCGAAGAAGCAAAATATCAGTTTTTGCTTCACACCCAACATTTAATGGACCGGGAAACCGGGTTATGGTTTCACGGCTGGACTTTCGACGGACATCACAATTTTGCCCGCGCCCGTTGGGCACGCGGCAATAGCTGGCTCACCATTGTCATTCCCGAATTTCTTGAACTGCTCAGTCTGCCGGAAAAAGATGCCACCCGCCGTTTTCTCCAGCAGGTACTGGACTGCCAGCTGGCCGCGCTGGAAAAATGCCAGGATCAAAGCGGTCTTTGGCACACGCTGCTTGACGATCCCAACTCCTATCTTGAAGCCTCAGCCACGGCAGGATTTGCTTTCGGCATGCTGAAAGCTGCACGGTGCCATTATGCCGATCCGCATTATGTCACTGTTGCTGAAAAAGCACTGAAGGGGCTGATTTCACGTATTAATCAGGACGGCGAGCTGACGCAGGTCTCCTTTGGCACAGGAATGGGTAAAGATCTTGAATTCTATCGGCAGATACCTCTTACCTCAATGCCTTACGGTCAGGCGATGGCGATCCTCTGCCTGGTAGAATATCTCCACGCGTATCTGTGA
- a CDS encoding MFS transporter produces MTTRKPGMLNYLAYGSGDFLGAGTMALTSAWLLYFYTTFCGLSPIQATSIFAMARLVDGVASPLMGYLTDHFGATRPGKRFGRRKFFILIGIPLVFSYSLMWLGNMTYVYYLLTYLFFEVVYTSILVPYETLVPEMTDDFKEKTKFSGARIALAQLSAILAAFLPGILLSYFGKDNAQSFFYSSLVFSFICALVLTLVYLFTWERPAEKKSAAALADEQQKMTLGQSLHRLKIDLLSTLRIRIFRQHLGMYLGGYIAQDVFNAVFTYYVVFVLMQSATVASNLMGTMAILQFVAVIGMIPLCIRFGPAPSYRIVVVLFGLSAVSYGVLYYAGLSDVFSLLLLISAIAGLGRGGINYVPWNIYTYISDVDEVITGQRREGIFAGVMTLTRKASQAGAVMLVGIVMQLSGFVAGQSEQSTTVSHTILALLCGGTVLVLLAGFLISTRFKLNLQTHQVLRKETEKMRVAGNILPNEINPQARATVEMLTGMPYESLWGNNNIGFLNRHKPAAKKLCASVDRETEINASDDISRPGQL; encoded by the coding sequence ATGACGACACGTAAACCTGGAATGCTCAACTATCTGGCTTATGGATCGGGAGATTTCCTCGGTGCAGGCACAATGGCACTCACATCCGCATGGCTGCTGTATTTCTATACCACTTTTTGCGGTTTAAGCCCTATTCAGGCAACGTCCATTTTTGCCATGGCGCGTCTCGTGGATGGTGTTGCCAGCCCACTAATGGGCTATCTGACCGATCATTTTGGCGCCACACGCCCCGGAAAACGTTTTGGCCGCCGTAAATTTTTTATCCTTATCGGTATCCCACTGGTATTTAGCTATAGCCTGATGTGGCTGGGTAATATGACCTATGTCTATTACCTGCTGACCTATCTGTTCTTTGAAGTTGTCTACACCTCAATTCTGGTACCTTACGAAACGTTAGTACCGGAGATGACCGATGATTTTAAGGAAAAAACAAAGTTTTCCGGGGCGCGCATTGCACTGGCGCAGCTTTCCGCTATTCTGGCCGCATTTTTACCCGGCATTCTGTTGAGCTATTTCGGCAAGGATAATGCCCAGTCCTTCTTCTACTCCAGCCTGGTGTTTTCATTTATATGTGCTCTGGTCCTGACCCTGGTTTATCTGTTTACCTGGGAACGGCCAGCGGAGAAAAAATCAGCAGCTGCACTGGCTGATGAGCAGCAAAAGATGACGCTGGGTCAGAGCTTACATCGACTTAAGATCGATCTGTTGTCCACATTACGTATTCGTATCTTCCGCCAGCATCTGGGGATGTATCTGGGTGGCTATATTGCCCAGGACGTCTTCAATGCCGTATTTACCTACTACGTCGTATTTGTACTCATGCAAAGTGCCACCGTTGCCTCTAATTTGATGGGGACTATGGCTATCCTACAATTCGTTGCCGTCATCGGCATGATCCCGCTTTGTATTCGTTTCGGTCCCGCACCTTCTTATCGCATTGTTGTCGTACTGTTTGGCCTTAGCGCAGTGTCGTACGGTGTTTTGTATTACGCAGGGCTGAGTGATGTGTTTTCGCTGTTGCTGTTAATTTCAGCCATTGCTGGCCTTGGACGGGGCGGTATTAACTATGTCCCGTGGAATATCTACACCTACATATCAGACGTTGACGAAGTGATTACCGGACAGCGCCGTGAAGGCATATTCGCTGGCGTTATGACACTCACGCGCAAAGCCTCCCAGGCGGGGGCCGTCATGCTGGTAGGGATCGTGATGCAGCTGTCGGGCTTTGTCGCGGGTCAAAGTGAACAGAGCACAACGGTCAGCCATACCATTCTGGCGCTTCTGTGTGGCGGTACGGTGCTGGTTTTACTGGCAGGTTTCCTTATCTCTACACGCTTTAAATTAAACCTTCAAACGCATCAGGTTCTTCGCAAGGAAACAGAAAAAATGCGGGTGGCAGGCAACATTCTCCCAAATGAAATTAACCCTCAGGCACGCGCAACCGTAGAGATGCTTACCGGCATGCCCTATGAGTCGCTATGGGGAAACAACAATATTGGGTTCCTCAACCGCCATAAACCAGCAGCGAAAAAGCTGTGTGCCAGCGTGGACAGGGAAACAGAGATTAACGCCAGCGACGACATTTCTCGTCCAGGCCAACTTTAG
- the adhP gene encoding alcohol dehydrogenase AdhP, whose amino-acid sequence MKAAVVNKDHSIDVIDKQLRALAHGEALLKMECCGVCHTDLHVKNGDFGDRTGVILGHEGIGVVKEVGPGVTSLKAGDRASVAWFYQGCGHCEYCTSGNETLCRDVKNAGFTVDGGMAEECIVMADYAVKVPDGLDSVAASSVTCAGVTTYKAVKVSGIQPGKWIAIYGLGGLGNLALQYAKNVFNAKVIAIDVNDAQLRFAHEMGADLLINPAKEDAAKVIQEKTGGAHASVVTAVAKTAFNSAVDAMRAGGRVVAVGLPPESMSLNIPRLVLDGIQVVGSLVGTREDLAEAFQFAAEGKVVPKVTRRPIEDINTIFDEMLEGKIKGRMVIDFAMK is encoded by the coding sequence ATGAAAGCTGCGGTGGTAAATAAAGATCATTCTATCGACGTGATTGACAAGCAACTTCGGGCGCTGGCGCACGGCGAGGCGCTGCTTAAAATGGAGTGTTGCGGTGTCTGTCACACTGATTTGCACGTTAAAAATGGCGATTTCGGCGATCGTACCGGCGTTATACTGGGGCATGAGGGGATTGGTGTGGTCAAAGAGGTCGGTCCAGGTGTCACCTCTCTGAAGGCGGGCGACCGCGCCAGCGTTGCCTGGTTTTACCAGGGATGTGGGCATTGTGAATATTGCACCAGCGGTAATGAAACCTTATGCCGTGATGTGAAAAACGCCGGATTTACCGTTGACGGTGGGATGGCTGAAGAGTGTATTGTCATGGCGGATTATGCGGTTAAAGTTCCCGATGGTCTTGACTCCGTAGCGGCGAGCAGCGTGACCTGTGCTGGTGTTACCACTTACAAAGCAGTCAAAGTTTCCGGTATCCAGCCCGGCAAATGGATCGCGATTTATGGTTTAGGTGGTCTGGGTAATCTGGCTTTGCAGTACGCCAAAAACGTTTTCAATGCCAAAGTGATCGCCATTGATGTTAATGACGCTCAGTTGCGGTTTGCCCATGAAATGGGAGCCGATCTGCTAATAAATCCTGCTAAAGAAGATGCAGCGAAAGTGATTCAGGAGAAAACGGGCGGCGCGCACGCTTCTGTGGTAACGGCGGTTGCGAAAACAGCATTTAATTCTGCTGTTGACGCAATGCGTGCGGGGGGGCGTGTGGTTGCGGTAGGGTTACCGCCCGAATCCATGAGCCTGAATATTCCACGGCTGGTACTGGATGGTATTCAGGTTGTTGGCTCTCTGGTCGGAACGAGAGAAGATCTGGCGGAAGCCTTTCAATTTGCCGCTGAAGGTAAAGTCGTACCGAAAGTCACCCGACGCCCGATTGAAGACATTAATACGATTTTCGATGAGATGCTGGAAGGAAAAATTAAAGGTCGTATGGTGATTGATTTCGCTATGAAATAA
- a CDS encoding helix-turn-helix transcriptional regulator, whose protein sequence is MAIFHASNSVDRKVLKISIKSENCYYASGLMFLIKELNDEMDNVSPCIIADDVVENKNDMENIIVRDAMISINLRRNKRYWKNDTNTECLTAIHIPFICRQNAVPEIIAKLKKILIIASMGYSSLSCPEYYEMIGLKKFKQLSLTECKILLLVGKGYNIGYISRVLNRSEKTISNHCRNSIRKLGMLNRIEFYKYASFIARCNYKERGILCL, encoded by the coding sequence ATGGCTATATTTCATGCATCTAATTCAGTAGATCGAAAAGTTTTAAAAATATCGATAAAAAGTGAGAACTGCTATTATGCTTCAGGGCTCATGTTTTTAATAAAAGAGCTTAATGATGAAATGGATAACGTCTCGCCATGTATCATTGCAGATGATGTTGTAGAGAATAAAAATGATATGGAGAATATTATTGTACGGGACGCAATGATTAGTATTAATCTTAGAAGAAATAAAAGATACTGGAAAAACGATACGAATACTGAATGCCTGACAGCCATCCACATTCCTTTTATTTGTCGGCAGAATGCTGTACCAGAAATTATAGCAAAACTAAAGAAGATACTGATTATAGCCAGCATGGGTTACTCTTCTTTATCCTGCCCTGAATACTATGAAATGATAGGTTTAAAAAAATTTAAACAACTGTCTTTAACAGAATGCAAAATACTACTTTTAGTGGGTAAAGGTTATAATATCGGGTATATATCCCGCGTATTGAATCGTTCAGAAAAAACCATAAGTAACCACTGTCGTAACTCTATTAGAAAATTGGGTATGCTTAATCGAATTGAATTTTACAAATATGCTTCTTTTATCGCACGTTGTAATTACAAAGAACGTGGCATATTATGTTTATAA
- a CDS encoding DcrB-related protein, with protein MNKNKLNYILYEGTLLTEMPAFDQTVNVLRFFDQEDNEYTILINRAFLAEDQTLEEFCEAQMTFMTNTMPAFTVEGKQLTSEIGPAKLPVVQIANSFYLDGKMMKQVQTMVALPYHPEINSTRRKVIIFTLNAEKNFTEYQRKHYVQLINSFDPEISPMNISS; from the coding sequence ATGAATAAAAACAAATTGAATTACATTCTTTATGAAGGCACACTTTTAACAGAGATGCCCGCATTTGACCAGACAGTTAACGTATTAAGATTCTTCGATCAAGAAGATAATGAATACACTATTCTTATTAATCGTGCCTTCCTCGCCGAGGATCAAACGCTTGAGGAATTTTGTGAAGCACAAATGACTTTTATGACTAATACGATGCCGGCATTCACAGTGGAAGGAAAGCAATTGACCAGTGAAATTGGCCCGGCAAAACTGCCTGTTGTGCAGATAGCAAACAGTTTCTATTTGGACGGCAAGATGATGAAGCAGGTGCAAACCATGGTAGCACTGCCTTATCATCCAGAAATAAATAGTACGCGAAGAAAAGTTATTATCTTTACACTCAACGCTGAAAAGAATTTCACCGAATACCAACGAAAACATTACGTACAGTTAATTAACAGCTTTGACCCGGAAATTTCACCCATGAATATTTCATCATAA
- a CDS encoding OmpA family protein: MSTTTIVNNDSYFTCSPDAKKRPVIILITGPYARKWFLHLQCGIEHDQDEKMRWVLAPDADDIKNQLKRLGLPRSEIAVLAFFPFLPDGQASSELTLKLIADWQAAFNACPLSESLQCIFGIYAQLSQQRFVNDPERAIWLGTFDINATKKIEIDQEITRLNAMPEQHSQWYGYYALQRFAMVDAMQLWMRNTNVMRSLQSLFNKTPLKLTGVMISDYSEGFTQHGAWANWIANRFKIYPGLASKMSLPQRPDVLCQREITTFYATVEKPRYRRKWPKIFIVVTALLSAFFLTTTTIWQARHLIEVRNNLEKFVQIESSQIQDKQNAFNTLLRYHDERYGCVAEKILRLLRLSQCDKIMADLEKFIGDYQSSLFSLAGSVNLFSSGSTEFDKDSDQYLRKLVTIIINNPEVDFMIVGHSDNTGTHKINMHLSEKRALVVRDWLLKNTTMPISKFKIKGVGDTDPIANNETEEGRRKNRRVDLIPIPLNQHINNE; encoded by the coding sequence ATGTCCACGACCACCATTGTGAATAATGATTCATATTTTACCTGCTCACCTGATGCAAAAAAAAGACCTGTCATCATTTTAATCACAGGCCCTTATGCCCGGAAATGGTTTCTTCATCTTCAATGTGGAATTGAGCATGATCAAGATGAAAAAATGCGTTGGGTTCTGGCTCCGGATGCTGATGATATCAAAAATCAGCTGAAGCGACTTGGACTTCCTCGTTCGGAAATCGCTGTCCTGGCATTTTTCCCCTTTCTTCCAGATGGTCAGGCAAGTAGTGAATTAACGCTCAAGCTTATTGCTGACTGGCAGGCAGCTTTCAATGCATGCCCGTTATCTGAATCGCTTCAGTGTATATTTGGTATATATGCACAATTAAGCCAGCAGAGATTCGTTAACGATCCCGAACGGGCGATATGGCTTGGAACATTTGATATTAATGCAACAAAGAAAATTGAAATCGACCAGGAAATTACCCGACTAAACGCGATGCCTGAACAACATAGCCAGTGGTATGGATATTACGCGCTTCAGCGCTTCGCTATGGTCGATGCCATGCAGCTGTGGATGCGCAATACCAATGTGATGAGATCCTTACAATCACTTTTCAACAAGACGCCGCTAAAGCTGACAGGAGTAATGATTTCTGACTACAGTGAGGGCTTTACCCAGCATGGTGCATGGGCAAACTGGATAGCAAACAGATTTAAAATCTATCCAGGTCTTGCTTCAAAAATGAGTCTTCCACAGCGCCCCGATGTCCTGTGTCAACGTGAAATAACAACCTTTTACGCCACAGTTGAAAAACCGCGATACAGAAGAAAATGGCCAAAGATCTTTATCGTGGTTACTGCGCTTCTGAGTGCATTTTTTTTAACAACAACAACCATTTGGCAAGCAAGACATCTGATTGAGGTGAGAAATAATCTTGAAAAGTTTGTACAGATCGAAAGTTCTCAGATACAGGATAAGCAAAACGCGTTCAATACATTATTGAGGTATCACGATGAGCGGTATGGCTGTGTTGCCGAAAAAATTCTGCGGTTATTGAGACTTTCACAATGTGATAAAATAATGGCAGACCTTGAGAAATTTATTGGTGATTATCAGAGTTCGCTCTTTTCCTTAGCAGGATCGGTGAACTTGTTTTCTTCCGGTAGTACGGAATTCGACAAAGACAGTGACCAGTACTTAAGAAAATTAGTCACTATAATTATTAATAATCCTGAAGTCGATTTTATGATCGTTGGACATTCAGATAATACCGGTACGCATAAGATTAATATGCATCTCTCGGAAAAAAGAGCACTTGTAGTCAGAGACTGGCTGCTCAAAAACACCACTATGCCGATAAGCAAATTTAAAATAAAAGGCGTCGGCGACACTGATCCCATAGCAAATAATGAAACTGAAGAAGGTCGTAGAAAAAACAGGCGAGTGGATCTGATTCCAATCCCATTAAATCAACATATCAATAATGAGTAA
- a CDS encoding DotU family type IV/VI secretion system protein, which translates to MVKSDIYFNRVVFIDTLLSFNGVIPSLSEFQLKLISLIDQFSKELISEGQCEQLSDELCHIICRYLDEHISLKLKVNDISWERNSLVYHFYGYDNKVISLDERIENILSKSKGEIFNYACRLLLLVKNSLGENEKITSLLLNYSPEIKTIPEREEDTPDKDVIQIPPLPVRRWSDPFIWQTGMIFFLLISLWVFCVKYLDGLY; encoded by the coding sequence GTGGTGAAAAGCGATATATATTTCAACCGCGTGGTATTTATAGACACACTGCTATCTTTTAATGGCGTTATCCCCTCTCTTTCAGAGTTCCAGCTCAAATTGATTAGCCTGATTGATCAATTCAGCAAAGAGCTGATTTCAGAGGGACAATGTGAGCAATTGAGTGATGAATTATGTCATATTATATGCAGGTATCTTGATGAGCACATTTCCCTGAAACTTAAGGTCAATGATATTTCATGGGAAAGAAATTCATTAGTTTATCACTTCTATGGTTATGATAACAAGGTTATCTCATTAGATGAGAGAATCGAAAATATTCTATCAAAGAGTAAAGGGGAAATTTTCAATTATGCTTGCCGTTTGCTTCTGCTGGTCAAAAACTCTCTGGGAGAAAATGAGAAAATTACTTCACTCCTTTTAAACTATTCACCAGAAATTAAAACTATTCCAGAAAGAGAAGAGGATACACCAGATAAGGATGTTATTCAGATTCCTCCTTTACCTGTAAGACGTTGGAGCGATCCCTTTATTTGGCAAACTGGTATGATATTTTTTCTCTTAATATCTTTATGGGTTTTCTGCGTAAAATATCTGGATGGCCTTTACTAA
- a CDS encoding GlcNAc-transferase family protein, producing MRHMDLKQSIFVSIASYRDAELIPTLHDMIAMSSGLYTINIVICWQDNNDINHFLDNGMTLVEENKHENHNLYILDYLNTQISVLSIHYFLSEGACWARKNCEQLYQGEDYFLQIDSHCRFIKDWDEKMVTLHTQLKEKCESPVLSTYPPGYQPGKESAKETFTSRLVYRNFSSEGILQLSSVGFESSTPIRGSYLAGGFIFSEGSFVIDVPNDPQIFFEGEEISMAARAFTHGYDIWHPHEILLWHFYGRDDHPKIWSDHSDDAKKVGSVDKVWWDRDRKSKEKIKILLKNDEAESDSNALYSLGEKRSLGEYEKIAGVDFRRCCVRPEVVSKERCSYFDDDKEDWRKDLINANKKLITVPKDKISDVFEKISKLHIGVYCNSNNLLERKVLQKEEIKKALNEKNKEEIKIKLNFITSPELKPSVVRISPYLSDQGWGEIMEIAW from the coding sequence ATGCGTCATATGGATTTGAAGCAGAGTATTTTCGTAAGCATCGCAAGCTATCGCGATGCTGAACTTATCCCGACGCTGCATGACATGATAGCGATGTCTTCAGGATTATATACTATCAATATAGTTATTTGCTGGCAGGATAATAATGATATCAATCATTTCCTGGACAACGGGATGACTCTGGTCGAGGAAAATAAACATGAAAACCATAACTTGTACATTTTAGATTATCTGAACACGCAAATATCAGTATTAAGTATTCACTACTTTCTAAGTGAAGGGGCGTGCTGGGCCAGAAAAAATTGCGAGCAGCTTTATCAAGGAGAAGACTATTTTCTACAAATTGACTCCCACTGCCGCTTTATTAAGGACTGGGATGAAAAAATGGTTACCCTACACACACAGCTAAAAGAAAAATGTGAAAGCCCTGTACTGTCAACGTATCCTCCGGGCTACCAGCCAGGTAAGGAAAGTGCAAAAGAGACTTTTACCAGTCGACTGGTTTATCGTAATTTTTCCAGCGAAGGTATATTACAACTCTCTTCTGTTGGTTTTGAATCCAGTACACCGATTAGGGGAAGTTATCTGGCTGGAGGTTTTATTTTTTCCGAGGGTTCTTTTGTTATTGATGTCCCGAACGATCCTCAAATATTTTTCGAGGGTGAAGAAATATCGATGGCTGCTCGTGCATTCACACATGGCTATGATATATGGCATCCGCATGAAATTTTGCTCTGGCATTTTTATGGCAGAGACGACCATCCTAAGATCTGGTCCGATCACAGTGATGATGCTAAAAAAGTCGGTTCAGTTGATAAAGTATGGTGGGACAGGGACCGTAAGTCAAAAGAAAAGATCAAGATATTACTAAAAAATGATGAAGCTGAATCTGACAGTAATGCCCTCTATTCTCTTGGTGAAAAACGCTCATTAGGAGAGTACGAAAAAATCGCGGGAGTAGACTTCAGGCGTTGTTGTGTGAGGCCAGAAGTCGTGAGTAAAGAGCGCTGCTCTTATTTTGACGATGATAAAGAAGACTGGCGAAAAGATCTCATCAACGCGAATAAAAAACTGATCACTGTACCCAAGGACAAAATCAGCGATGTTTTTGAAAAAATTTCAAAACTGCATATTGGTGTTTACTGTAATAGCAATAACCTTCTCGAAAGAAAAGTTTTACAAAAAGAAGAAATAAAAAAAGCATTGAATGAAAAAAACAAGGAAGAGATAAAAATTAAATTAAATTTTATTACATCACCTGAATTGAAACCCAGCGTCGTCAGAATCAGCCCGTATCTTTCCGATCAGGGATGGGGAGAAATCATGGAGATAGCGTGGTGA